The following proteins are encoded in a genomic region of Hydra vulgaris chromosome 05, alternate assembly HydraT2T_AEP:
- the LOC136071809 gene encoding chloride intracellular channel protein 1-like produces the protein MPSVTIYVKANAKDGKGIGDCPFSHRILMIMKLKAIAGEYVPVHMTPVSPIFKDFCLNAGIPVKVPVFKHDEYVVYNVNDITYYIDKEWPEPNLKSTNALANTVADHLFTRFAGYIRNKDPNLDEKLQASLLEELKKINNFLGSSNSPGKYLDGDTLKHPDCDILPKLQIVKVALKKYKNFDIPEDLVDLHKYMKDAAEEPAFKSTCPTDEAIIEGWKKHF, from the exons GCAAACGCCAAAGATGGTAAAGGTATTGGAGACTGTCCGTTTAGTCATCGTATATTAATGATAATGAAGTTAAAAGCAATTGCTGGTGAATATGTGCCAGTGCATATGACTCCTGTTTCACCAATATTCAAAGATTTTTGTCTGAATGCTGGCATTCCTGTTAAAGTCCCAGTTTTTAAACATGATGAATATGTTGTTTATAATGTAAATGATATTACCTACTATATTGATAAAGAATGGCCAGAACCTAATTTAAAATCTACAAATGCTTTGGCTAACACTGTTGCTGATCATCTGTTTACAAG ATTTGCAGGATATATACGTAACAAAGATCCAAACTTAGATGAAAAATTGCAGGCTTCTTTattagaagaattaaaaaaaatcaacaatttcTTGGGCTCTTCTAACTCTCCTGGTAAATATTTAGATGGTGACACATTAAAACATCCTGATTGTGATATCTTGCCTAAATTACAAATTGTGAAAGTTGCcttgaaaaagtataaaaattttgatattccCGAAGATTTAGTTGATCTACACAAGTACATGAAAGATGCTGCTGAAGAACCCGCGTTTAAATCCACGTGCCCAACTGACGAAGCAATTATAGAAGGatggaaaaaacatttttaa